A stretch of Henckelia pumila isolate YLH828 chromosome 4, ASM3356847v2, whole genome shotgun sequence DNA encodes these proteins:
- the LOC140865149 gene encoding uncharacterized protein, which translates to MGKEWLFWVGGGGGSAGRRVRMAGGMQEEEEEAAGAASAGCMCAVFQLFDLNSFQLPLTAHHSEFKPDDSFLQEEATISKGVEAPRNSLELEEPEAAMKEASISLSLAMKQEEENLNFPVGMKIKTPKSRIPTSSLKSSSDIDVSSECSSYSPGTKTPNLVARLMGLDLLPECTSPSNPKLKTKSHFLKNLGKTETILLRSRSNRTFFDDDSSTGTARSLPETPRISSSRRSDSEIHRLSLQLNKENASDEFGNSAERGRSRRGSRFKVLDESATSPGNYAKQIVKQVKENVSRRVGVDITNRNRSEPIRRDENLVLLKPNKKNPTIFSRFGDDSTPSCSPKLRFSESTKNKPLAEANTKSPRNSTSSDYNSPSQEVSNSLPPKIQTFQDQQRQKDCKKVASRGRCKSSSVKKCLPPQAGSDHGIKNKREEAFVRSPAKSKASLSDKKCKKTPFSSDVFYISSPILLPVKKDPSPLVTKLPQKQSQVSDALASKRRTQLSSKPSHSYKLQLHTDKIFDVLENVEPDSTNGCATAPSAAAEYEIYIQKILRRTRKKWHSCSHPLDPTIFHYLELFQPTTSTTSATVLSRRSNRKLIFQLVDELLGEILRPRLDFMKLASPINDHSSLVDELCKKIECFPAAKCEVLEDIDGLVERDLCNLPLQRSFEDEGDNIVCEIAGEITECLMRETVAEVGAGTADVSRQRVADVMWRLPSGKMPLVDISGPRFQGSSSLDTVKREWN; encoded by the exons ATGGGAAAAGAGTGGCTGTTTTGGGTCGGTGGAGGTGGCGGATCCGCCGGCAGGAGAGTAAGAATGGCCGGAGGAAtgcaggaggaggaggaggaggcggCGGGGGCAGCTTCTGCTGGATGCATGTGTGCTGTGTTTCAGCTGTTTGATTTGAATAGTTTTCAGCTCCCTTTGACTGCGCATCACTCTGAGTTTAAGCCTGATGACTCCTTTCTTCAAGAAGAAGCCACCATATCTAAAG GAGTGGAAGCCCCAAGAAACAGCTTGGAATTAGAGGAGCCTGAAGCCGCCATGAAAGAAGCTTCGATTTCTCTGTCATTAGCTATGAAACAAGAAGAAGAGAATTTGAATTTCCCT GTGGGAATGAAAATCAAAACACCGAAATCAAGAATCCCCACATCTTCATTGAAATCAAGTTCAGATATTGATGTTTCTTCAGAATGCAGCAGCTATTCCCCGGGAACAAAGACTCCAAATCTTGTGGCCCGGCTCATGGGACTTGATTTGCTCCCAGAATGCACCTCTCCTTCGAATCCCAAGCTGAAAACTAAATCCCATTTCCTCAAAAACCTCGGGAAAACAGAGACAATCCTTCTCCGGTCCAGGTCGAACCGAACATTTTTCGACGATGACTCGAGTACAGGCACTGCCCGGTCCTTGCCGGAGACACCGAGAATCTCATCGTCCAGAAGGTCGGATTCCGAGATTCACAGATTGTCCCTTCAGTTGAACAAAGAGAACGCGAGTGATGAATTCGGAAACTCGGCTGAACGAGGGAGGAGCAGAAGGGGATCACGATTCAAAGTTCTGGACGAGAGTGCTACGAGTCCAGGTAACTATGCTAAGCAAATTGTGAAGCAAGTTAAAGAAAATGTGAGCAGAAGAGTTGGAGTCGATATCACAAACAGAAACAGATCGGAACCAATTAGAAGAGATGAAAATCTTGTGCTCCTCAAGCCGAATAAAAAGAATCCCACCATTTTTTCAAGATTCGGAGATGATTCAACTCCATCTTGTTCCCCAAAGCTAAGGTTTTCAGAATCTACCAAGAACAAACCACTCGCAGAGGCAAACACCAAAAGTCCAAGAAACTCAACATCTTCTGATTATAATAGTCCATCACAAGAGGTTTCGAATTCGTTGCCTCCAAAGATTCAAACATTTCAAGACCAACAGCGACAGAAGGATTGCAAGAAAGTAGCTAGTAGAGGAAGATGTAAATCATCAAGTGTGAAGAAATGTTTGCCCCCTCAAGCTGGTTCCGATCATGGCATCAAAAACAAGAGAGAGGAGGCATTTGTGCGTTCACCAGCTAAAAGTAAAGCAAGTTTAAGTGATAAAAAGTGCAAGAAAACTCCATTTTCGAGCGATGTTTTTTATATCAGTTCCCCAATTCTTTTACCAGTCAAGAAAGATCCATCTCCCCTGGTCACAAAATTACCTCAAAAACAG TCACAGGTCTCAGATGCTCTTGCATCGAAAAGGCGCACACAGTTATCTAGTAAACCGAGCCATTCGTACAAGCTGCAGCTGCACACAGATAAAATATTCGACGTCCTAGAAAACGTCGAACCAGACAGCACTAACGGTTGCGCCACCGCTCCCTCCGCCGCCGCCGAGTACGAAATTTACATACAGAAAATCCTCAGACGCACCCGCAAAAAGTGGCACTCTTGTTCCCATCCCCTTGACCCAACTATCTTCCACTACCTCGAACTGTTCCAGCCCACCACAAGCACCACCTCCGCCACCGTTTTAAGCCGCCGCAGCAACCGGAAGCTTATTTTTCAGCTGGTGGATGAACTCTTGGGCGAAATCTTGAGACCCCGTCTCGATTTTATGAAATTGGCTTCCCCCATTAATGATCATTCCTCCCTGGTCGATGAATTGTGCAAGAAAATCGAGTGTTTTCCGGCGGCGAAATGTGAGGTTCTTGAAGATATCGATGGCTTGGTTGAGAGAGATTTGTGTAATTTACCATTGCAAAGATCCTTCGAGGATGAAGGCGACAACATAGTATGTGAGATCGCGGGTGAAATTACGGAGTGCTTGATGCGTGAAACGGTGGCGGAAGTGGGTGCCGGTACGGCGGACGTTTCTAGACAAAGGGTGGCCGATGTCATGTGGCGGCTTCCAAGTGGCAAGATGCCATTGGTTGATATTAGCGGACCCCGATTTCAGGGGAGCTCTTCCTTGGATACAGtgaaaagggagtggaattag